TCTTCCGGGCGCCGGGCAGGGTGGAGGAGTTGATGATCGGCGGGGCCGACGGCGGCTCCGACTCCATCGGCTGGCGAGGAGGTGGTGTCTTCTTCCCCGTGGCGATCGGCGGAGTCACCAGCTGCGCGCTGGCCCTGGCGGGTGCATCGGGGGGCGGCCCCACGACGGTGGGCTCGACGGGGAGGGGACTGGCGCCGGTCTTCTCCGGCGGTGCTCCCGGGAGGGTATTGATGGGGTTCTCGTCCGTGCGCGGCTCCTCGAAGCCGGTGCGGGCGAGCGCCGTACGCGTGGAGGTGCGCGTTCGGGGCGTGGAGGGAGGCTCGGGATACGGCACCAGGATGGTGCGCTCCGCGGGCTGCGCCGGCGCGGCCTCCTTCCCCGCCCGGGTATCGGGGGGGAGGGTGGTGGCCAGGGCGGCCTGGAGGGCATCGGCTCCAGGCTGGGTATGCATCGGAGCCCCGGGGAGGGTCTGGGCGGCGATGGCCCCGACATCCTGCACCTCGGTCCGTTCGACGGGCCGCACCGCGGGGATGCCCCGGGTCTCCGAGGGACGCACGGCCTTGCGCTCACTGGTCCGCGTTCGCGGTGCCTCCGCCTGGGGTTGGGCGGGGAGCTGGAGCTTGCGCTCGCTGGTCCGCGTTCGTGGTGCCTCCGCCTGGGGTTGAGCGGGGAGCTGGAGCTTGCGCTCGGATGTCCGTGTGCGTGCGGCCCCGTCCCGGGAGGGGGCGGCCGGGGTGGGGACGATGAGGGTCCTGTCTTTCGCCTCCGCCTGCGGCGGCTTCTCCTCATCATCCGACATGCGGCCTTGCAGCCTAGCACAACCCTTCCGGTATGGCCCCAGGGACCTGATATGCAATCCAGGGCCCCCCTCAGTGGTACCTGGAATGGCACGGCAGTGGACGCCTTGTCGCTCGAATGGTTGCAGCCCCCACTTTTAAATGGCAGTCGAGCATTGAGGCGTCGCGGGTTCAGAGTACCGAGACATCGGGTGGGCCTTCGCTCACCTGTCCGACGTAGCCCAGGGTGACGAACTCGAGCAGGTTGCCGAAGGGGTCCGCGAAGTAGACGGAGGCGTGACCCGGTGGGCCGAGCCGGCGTGGGCCGTCGAGCTTCACGTTCGCGGCTCGCAGTCGGGCGATGCAGGTGTCGAGATCTCCTGGGCGGACCTGCATCGCGAGGTGCGGGTGCGGGGCCGGCACCGGGCGGCTGCGCCCCTTCTGGAGGAAGAGGTGCAGCTCCACCGCTTCGCCGAACTGCACGGCGAGGTGCAGCGGGCTGTTGTCGGCGTCGGCCTCGCGGGCGCGGTCGGGCCTGGAGCGCAGGAAGGTCTCCCGGTCGAACTTCCGCACGCGCTTCGCGCCGAGCAATTCGACGTAGAAACGCTCGGCGAGCTCGAGATCGTGAACGGGCAGGGTGATGTGGGCGAAACCTTCGACGGCTGGCGCGGGAGGGGTCATGCGCCAAAGGTGCCGTTGAGCGGTCGTGATTCACAGTGATATCTGGTGATTCCAGATATGTCCGGGATGAATCTGGCGGCGATCGACCTGAACCTCCTGAACGTGGTGGCCACGGTGCTCGAGGAGCGGAGCGCGACCAAGGCGGCGGCGAGGCTGCACGTCACGCAGTCGGCGGTGAGCAATGCCATGAGGCGGGCCCGGGACCTCTTCGGGGATCCCCTCGTGACGCGCGAGGCGTACGGGCTGGCGCCGACACCCCGCGGCGCGGAGCTGTTGCCGGCCCTGCGTGCCTGGCTCGAGGAAGCACGGCGGCTGGTCGCGAAGGCGCCCGTGTTCGACCCGGGCACTTCCACTCGGACCTTCACGGTGGCGTGCACGGACGCGGTGGCCATCGCGCTGCTGCAGCCGATGTTGCGGCTTCTCACGAAGCGGGCCCCGTCGGCGCGGCTGAGATTGGTGACGCTCGATCGGATGATTGCCCACGACGGGTTGGCCCGGGGCGAGGTCGATCTGTTGATAGGCATTCCACCCGTGATGCCGCCCGGTCACGAGGCCGAGCGGATCTACCAGGATCCACTCGCATGCATCGTGCGCCGCGATCACCCGCGGGTGCGCTCGAAGCTCACCCTGCCACTCTTTGCCTCGCTACCCCATGTCGATCTCGCGCTCTTCGGCGCCGTCGACGACACGATCGATCGGGCGCTCGCGCGGCACGGCAAGGCGCGGACCGTGACGGTTGCCTTGCCTCACTTCTCGAGCGTGCCCCTGGCGGTGCTGGAGACCGACGGCATCGCGACGCTCTCCAGCCGTCTGGCCCGAGCGTTCGCGGCGCGGCTGCCCTTGAAGGTGCTGGAGCCGCCCCTGGCGCTCGAGCCCGTCGAGGTTCGTCAGGTGTGGCACCGTCGGAGCGAGACCGACGCGGCGGTCGGCTTTCTGCGTGCCCTGGTGCGTGAGGCGGCGCGCTGAAGCCAGGCAGGCCTCGGGACGCCCGCCATGGCGCTCACAGCACTCAGCGGTCTCCGGCCTCTTCGTTTACCGGCAGATCGAGGGTGAAGGTGGCCCCCTGACCGAGGCCGGGGCTGTCACAGGTGAGCCGCCCCCGCAGCTCCATGGCGGCCAGGGCGCTGATGTGCAGGCCGAAGCCATGGCCCGTCTTCTTCGTGGTGAAGCCCTGGGTGAACAGGCGCGGCAGGCTCTCCGGTGCGATGCCCACGCCATTGTCCGTCACCTGGATGAGCACCCGCTTGCCCTCGGGAGCCGGCCGGATGCCGATGAGCAGGCGCTTGTCCTGGCGCGGGCTCTCCATCAACGCGTCGCGCGCGTTGCTCAGCAGGTTGACGAGGATCTGCAGCAGCTTGTGCCGGTCCACGGAGAGGGACGGCACCGGGGCATAGTCGCGCTCGATGCGGATGCCTCGCGCCTCATAGGCGCCGGCGTGCAGGCGCAGCGCCTCGTCGATGAGGAGGGGCAGCTCCACCTCCTCCTGGACGCCCGCCGAGCTCGCGTGCCGCTGCTGCATGCTGACGATGGACTTGATGTGATCCACCCCCTCGCTCAGGCTGTGCATCTCCTGAAGCAGGGCGTCGCGCTCGTACTGAAGCTGCTCGGACAAGGCCATGAGGTAGTCCGGGAGCTGTTGGCCGCGCGGATCATGGGTGAGGAACGAGGGGAAGTCACCGGTGTGCTCGCGCAGGAGCTGAACCGCCCTGGCCAGGTTGGAGACGCGCGACAGGCGCAGCCGGTCCATGACGAGGCCGGCGGAGACGTTGACGCTGTTGAGCGTGTTGCCCACGTTGTGGAGCACGCCGGTGGCCACCTCCGCCATGCCCGCCTGCCGGGACACATCCAGCAGGGCCCGGTGCATCTCTCCCAGTCGAGCCTCGGCCTCCCTGCGGGCGGTGATGTCCCGCGAGAAGAGCGTCATCCCCACCGTCTGGCCATTCGCGTCCAGCAGGGGGCTGAGGCGGATGTCCATGGAGAGGCGTGTGCCCTGCAGATCGAACTCGTCCTCGAAGCGCACGCGCATGCCCTCGAAGACCCTGGCCACGTGAGGCGCCCAGCGCCTGGTGCGCTCCGGACTCTCCTCCGGCAGCTGCTCGCCCACCTGGGGCGCCCTGCCGAAGCGCAGGAGGTGGAACTGGAGCGCCGCGGCGTTGGCGGCAATCAGCCGTCCCTCCCTGTCGATGGCGAGCACCAGATCATCCGTGCTCTCCAGGAGGCTGCTGAGCTTGTTCTCGCTCTGGCGCAGAGCCCGCAGCGTCTGCTCGCGCGAGCTCTGGGCGGCATCCGTCGCCGCGTTGTGCAGCGCGCCCACGCCCCAGGTTCCCAACATGGAGATGCCGGAGAACAGGTGCATGAGCCAGAACAGGGACGGAGAGATGGGCGGCAGGGTCAGTTCGGCCAGGGTGAAGTAGAGCGGGAACACCAGGGCGAGGGCCACCACCATGAACAGGGTGATGAAGAGCCCCACGCGAGCGCCCGCCAGGTACACGGCGAAGACGGGGAGCAGCGCGCAGATGGTGTGCGTGCTGATGAGGGGCACACGGCCCTCCGCGCAGGCCCCGAGGATGGCGAACATCATGCTCGTCAGCAGCATGGCCGCGGGCGGCTGCGGGGTGGCGGAGCGGCGCGCGACGATCAGGACGCCCACATAGAGCAGGGCGGCGGCCGCGCTGGGGTAGGGAGACAGGCCCGACCACATGGCGCCCGCCGTGTAGATCGCGTTGAACAGGACCAGGAAGCAGGCGGCGCCCACCAGGAGCCGGTAGCGGACGAGATCCGTGGGCACCCCCTTGCGAAGGGGCTCGGAGAGCAGGGAGTCCAGTCGCTCCAGGAGCCAGTTACGAGAGGGAGGAGGAGGTGCTGCCGACGCGGAGGAGAGGGTGGCCATGGTGGGCACGCACACGGGTAACGAGCCACCCGCCGCGTGTCCGGGGATTGTGCTCAGGGATTCCGGCTGCTTCCAACGCTCCCGTCGTGTCCTCCGTCTCCGGGTGAAAAGGACTCGCCGCCAGACGCCTGGGACCGCGGGTATCATGGCGCGCATGCTCATGAATTCCGTGGTGATGGTGGTGCTGCTCGCGAATCCCGCTCAGCCGGCGCCGGCTCGATCGGCCGCCGCGGCCCAGCCGCTCACGTGGAAGGTGACCGGCTCGGACGTCGCGTTCGAGATGTCCGCGACGGATCTGCGCGCCCTGCGCGGCGGCAAGGAGGTGTTCGGCCTGAAGTCGCGCGAGAAGAACTTCTTCTCCGACTTCGAGGTCGACGAGGGGGCCGACACGACCGGCTGGGAGGCCTCCCAGTCCATGCAGGTGCTGTCGGTGGTGGGCCCGTGGGTGAGCTACGAGCTGACGGCAGGGGGCTTCACCGGCGGCGCGCACCCGTACGCGAGCGCGTCCTACGTCACCGAGGACGTGACGAAGGACAAGGGCGCCTTCTCGCTGCTCGACGTGTTCCCCGAGAAGGAGGTGCTCAAGGCGCTCAAGGCGGACGGCTTCGTGCGCAAGCACATCCGCGACGAGCAGGAGTTCGAGAACGCCAGGACGGTGGAGGAGTTGATCGGGTCCCTGGATGCCGGCGAGGACTGCGTGGGTTTCGAGTACGGCGGGCTCGAGGCCGTGAAGCGCTCGGTCGCGTTCCACCACGTCGAGGGCAACAAGGTCGCCGTGCGCATTGCGTTCGGCCACGCCGCCGAGGTGTGCCGCGGGAGCAAGTTCGTGGTGGGCGTGCTGTTGCCCATCCCCGCGGCGCGGCGGCCGGCGTTCGAGCGCGCGGCCCGGCGCGCGGAGGGCTTCCTGATGAAGGACGCCAAGGCCGTGAAGGCCCCTACCGTGCGCTTCTCGTGGGAGCCTCCCGAGCGCAAGCAGAAGTGAGGGCCCTGGCACGGGGATGTTGCGCCGCGTCGTCCTACCTGCGTCCCAGTGGTGTCAGTCCCGTGGGGAAGATCTTCCTGGATGAGCGTTCATTCCGAGGGGTGAGCCGAACTCGCGCGGTCCTATAGTCCGCCCGGCTCGTTCACCAGGGAGGCACACCATGCATCTAGAGAAGTGGGGCTCGTGGCTCGTTGCTCTCGCATTGACTGGCAGCACCGGAGCATTGGCGGCGGATCCTCAGCCGGCGGCGCTGGCGGAGGTCGAAGCGCAGGTCCGGGCGCTGGGCGGCGAGGAGCACGTCGAGGCGGATCTGCTGGAGATCAAGTTCCGTGACGACCAGCTCATCCGGTTGCGCGATGGCATGCCCACGGACCTGGCGGGGCGCGGGCTGCGCGCGCCGGCGGCCTCGGTGCTGATGAAGGCGGTGTCGGGCGGCAAGTGGATGCGCTCCCACGAGGTGCCCGAGGAGGCGCTGGAGCGGCTCCAGGCCGAGGGCCTGAAGCGGACCGCCGAGCCCCAGCCGGACCTCAACCTGTACTTCCGCGTGCGGCTGCCCGCCGTCCTCGATGCCCAGCGCATCGCGGCGGCCTTCCGCGAGCTTCCCGAGGTGGAGGCCGTCTACCGCGTGCCCCGCCCGGTGGAGACGCCGCTGGCGCCGGACTACTACTCGATCAGCTCGGGCTCCTATCAGCAGTACCAGGACGAGGCGCCCGTGGGCATCGATGGGCGCTATGCCCAGACCGTGCCGGGGGCGCGTGGCACCGGTGTGAAGATCTGCGACATCGAGTACAGCTTCAACGCCGCGCACGTGGACCTGGGCACGGTGACGGTCATCGGCCCGGCGGGAGTGGATCCGTTCAGCAACGACAACCACGGCACCGCGGTGCTGGGGGTGTACGGCAGCCTTCCCAACGGCGAGGGCACCCTGGGCATCGCCCATGACGCGCAGAAGCTGTTCGCGTACGCCAACACGCGCTCCGGCGGCTACAACGTGGGCGCCGCCGTGACGACCTGCGCGGCCAACCTCGGCGCGGGCGATGTCATCGTCATCGAGCAGCAGCTGAGCGGGCCGCTGGGCGGCACGAACTACGTGCCCTCCGAGTGGTACAAGCCCTGGTACGACGCCATCAAGGCGGCGGTGGCGGCCAACAAGGTCGTCGTCGCGGCGGCGGGCAACGGCGGCCAGAACCTGGATGCGCCCATCTACTCCACGGGCAACGGCGGTCACTACCCGTTCCTGCCGCAGAACGACTCGGGCGCCATCATCGTGGGAGCCGGCCAGTCGCCCGTCTATGGCCCCAGCGCGCGCGCTGCCCACTCCTTCTCCAACTACGGCTCCACGGTGGATCTGCAGGGGTGGGGTGACCGGGTGACGACCACCGGCTACGGCGGCCTCTACAGCTCCGAGGGCGTCAACCGCTGGTACACCGGCACCTTCTCGGGCACCTCGAGCGCGACGCCCATCGTCGCGGGCGCGGTGGCCAGCGTCCAGGGCGCCTCCATCGCCGCGGGGCAGGGCGTGCTCAGCCCCAGCGCGATGCGCAGCCTCCTGCTGAGCACCGGCACGCCGCAGGCTGGCTCGAATCACATCGGCCCCTTGCCGAACCTGCGCCAGGCCCTGTCGGCCCTCTCCATCACCAACCTCTGGATCTCGCCCGAGAGCCCCGTGCGCCCCGCGGAGCCTTCCACCGCGCAGGCGGACTCGACCGCGGTCGCCGCGGGCAATGGCCTCTACCTCGTCGTCTGGTCGGACTTCACCTCGGGCGCCCCGGACATCCTCGCGGCTCGCGTGAAGGCCTCGGACGGCGCGCTGCTGGATACCACCCCCATCTTCATCGGCACGGCGCCGGGCGCCCAGGTCAACCCCGCCGTGACCTTCGACGGCACCCACTTCCTGGTGGTGTGGGAAGATCACCAGAGCCTCCCGCGCATCTTCGGCGCCCGCGTGAGGGCCGTGGATGGTGCCGTGGTGACGCCGCCCTTCCTGGTCAGCCAGACGCCCCCAGGGCCCTTCTCGCTGCCCCAGACCGACCCCGCCGTGGCCTTCGATGCGGCGAGCTCGAACTACCTGGTGACCTGGAGCAGCTTCTTCCATGAGAACGGGAGCGTGGGCTCCGGCATCCTGGGCATCCGCATCCAGGCCTCGAGCGGCGCGCTCGTCGAGCCGCAGAGCTTCCTGGTCGGCCGCGACGGCCGCGACGGCCGCGTCGCCTCCGCGAACGGCTCCTTCCTGGTGTCCTGGACGAGGGCAAGCAACATCGAGGCCGCGCGCGTCTCTGGCGCCTCGGGGAGCGTGCTGGATGCCACCCCCATCTCCCTGGCCGCGACGGCCGCCAACGAGCACAGCTCCGCAGTGGCCGCCCGTGAGGGTAGGGCCGCGGGTGACGGCGAGTTCCTGGTGGTCTGGACGGGAGCGGACAACACCCTGAGGGGCCGGCGGCTGCGGGCCTCGGACGGCGCCACGCTCGAGGCCTCGGACTTCGTGGTGGGGGCGGCGGCCGTCGTTCCCGCGTCGGTGACGTACGATGGGCAGGACTACCGGGTGGCCTGGCAGGGCACGCGGGATGGCGCGCGCAAGGTGCTGACCACGCGAGTGTCCGCCGATGGCGAGGTGGCCTCCGACGCGGAGGCCGCCCTCTCCGAGGTGTCTTCCTCCTCGAGGACGAAGCGGGTCGGCATCGCCGCGACGAGCGTGGGCCGTTTCCTGGCGACCTACCTGCAGCACCAGCCGACCGGGAACCTGCACCGCGCCCGCATGCGGCTCGCGAAGGCCCTGCCCGAGCCCGTGCCGTGCGAGTCGCTCACGCCGCTCCTGGTGCTCGATGGCAGGGCGGAGAGCACCCTGGAGTGCGGACCGGGCACCTACAGCGACGCGGGCGCCCGGGCGTTCGACGGCTGCGGCAACCCGATCCAGGTGCGCGCGTACAACGCGGGGAATGACTCGTCCGGTCCCGGCCCGCTGCTGGGGTCCGAGGGCAGCTACACGGTCTCGTACTCCGCCTGGGACGCCCAGGGGCAGACGGTGAGCGCCTCGCGCACGGTGAACGTGGAGGATCGGACCGCGCCGACGCTGGCGCTCCAAGGCCCGGCCTCCATGACGCACACGTGCGGCAGCCCGTGGGTGGACCCTGGCGTCCAGGCGCAGGATGCGTGCTACGGCAACGTCTCCACCTGGGGGTGGCACGTCGGCGAGGTGAACGGCTGGGCCGAGGGCACCTACACCGTGACGTACTTCGTGGCGGACGGTAGCGGCAACGCCTCCGCGCCGGTGACTCGCACCGTGGAAGTCATCGACTGCCCCTGGTAGTCACGCCTCGAGGTGACGAGCCGAGCTCGGAGCGCTTCACTTCGAGCGGCCCGGGCCGCGGAGAGTCGAGATGCGGCCTTGCTCTCCGACGGCCCAGAGTCCCTTGCCAGCAACGGCGCTGGAGACCGCGTGGAAGCCCGTGGAGTCCAGGGGCTTCCAGCTCTTGCCCCCATCCACGGACAGGTCCGTGCCGGAGGGCCCCACGGTGACGAGCGTCGGGCCCGGTGCCCCTCGGAGCTGCGCCACGCAGGAGCGATAGCCGGTGGGCCGCGCACCGGTGGGCGTGCTCCAGGTCCGGCCTCCGTCGCGGGTGAGGGCCACGTTGCCGCTCGGGTCTTCCGGGCGGCGGTAGTTGCCTCCGACGGCGATGCCCTCGCGCTCGTTCCAGAAGAGCAGCGAGAAGACTCCCGCGCCCTCGCCGGTGGCCAGCGGCGTGGTCGCCACGGCCCAGGTGCGGCCCCGATCCGACGAGTAGAGCACTCGCGCCGCCGGGCCTCCCAGTCCAAACCAGACATGGCGCTCGCCGTACACGGCGATGCTCGTGCCGCTGGCGGCAAAGCCTCCCTCGCCCGGTAGCGCCGCGGGGAGGGCCTCGGCCGGGACGGGCGTCCAGTTCGCGCCCCCGTCCGAAGTCACCACCAGCAGGAAGCGGCCATCCACCGGATCGCTGAAGGCAATGCCATTGCGCTCATCCCAGAAGGCCATCGCGTCGAAGAATGCCTTGGGATGGCGGTTGGTGAACTGCAGCGTCCAGTGCTCGCCGCCGTCCACCGTCTTGTAGATGCGAGACTTCTCGCCCTCGCCGATGGCGAGCAGATACGCCGTGCTGGCGCTGAAGGCATCCACGTCGCGGAAGTCGAGCTCGCCGGCTCCTGGCACGGTGCCGGCCTTCCACGTCTTTCCTCCATCCGTCGTCCGGACGAAGGTCCCCTTGTCGCCGCTGGCCCACGCCACGCGCTCATCGACGGCGCTGACTCCCCGCAGGCGCACAGGGGTTCCACTCGTCTGGGGTTCCCAGGGCACGCCCGTGCCTCCCAGCGTCAGCCATGCCACGAGCCACACCGCTCCGGTCGTCATGTGTCCTCCACGCGGGCGCCAGGGTAGCTTGCTTCAGGGGCAGTTCACGACGTTCACCGTGTAGATGCTCCCCTCGATGTGGAAGGCGCCAGATTCATCAATCGGTCCGCAAGCACTCAATGCGAGTGCAAGGCCAACGAGAGCGCGGCGGAGAGGGAATGGACTCGACTGCGGCGTGGCAAGGATGTGTCGCAAGGTGAAGCCTCCAGTCAGAGGGTGAGAGGATTATGACTGGCGGCGATGCAAAGAGAAATACGAATTGACGTCAGTTTTTGAGATAGTGATTGCCTTGCAAAGATAGATAGTGTCTGCAATTGATTGGGCCCTGAATCGCACTCGCCTTGGAAAGATGGGCCGTGTCTGCAATTCATTGGGGCCGCGGCTCGGGAGTCCTGGGAGCCGTCCGGTGGAGTCCGGAGCTGTAGGCACTCAGGGCCCCTGCTGCGCTGCTCGACCACCAGAAGGTGCGGATTCTACGAGTCTCTCCTCGGGCACTCGAGGCTCTCTCGGAGAGCCGGCGCAACCAGAGGAGGCTTCAGCACTTGCGTACTTCTACTTCCGAGCGACGTTGAGACCGCGAGCTGACCCGACTGCTCGGCACCTGGTGAAGGGCTCGCGGCCGACGGCGGCGCTACCACAACAGCTCGACTACGACTGCACCGGGCCTTCAGGGAACTCCTCGAAGGACTCAGGGTACATCCTGCAAGCGGCATTGGCGGTCTGAGTGAGTGACATGGCGGTTCCTCCTGGGGAAAGGGCCGTGTGTTCCCGCCCTCAGGGAAATAGAAGCAAAACCCGTCCACCCGGTCAATGTGTTTTCTTATCTCGTGATACTACCCCCCAGATCTCTGGACCGACAGTGTGGAACGCTATTTTGCAATCAAGACCAACTGTGGGTTTGGCGCCCTTCACCCGACGTGCACGTACGTTGTATCACCTCGGATCGAGCATGAATGAGCCCGACTCAGACCACGAAGAGCGGTCTCGCCCCTCTTCGATCCTGTCCGCCGAACGCTTCTGGTGGGTCCTCGCGGCGCTCACCTGCGTGACGGTGGGGCTGCCCATGCTGTTCGTCAAGGCGCCCGTCGAGCACACCCTCGTCGCGTGGCTGGTCGTGGTCCTGGTGTACCTCGGCCTCCTTCTCCTATTCGGCAGACGCTTCGTCCTTGAGGGCGCGATCCTTGCGTTCCTGCTCGCGGTGATCGTCGCCCGGGTGCTCCACGTCGTTCACGGAGTGCTGAAGGCCTCTTCCTGAGTGCTTAGTATCCGCGCTCCCAAGGAGGGGACCATGACGAAGCCCTACAAGCCGGAAGGCTATGCGAGCGTGTCGGTGTACCTGATGGCCAACGGCGCTCAGCGCGTCATCGACTTCTTGAAGAAGACCTTCGATGCCCAGGAGCTGCGCCGGTACGACGCGCCCAACGGCACGATCATGCACGCCGAGGTCCGCATCGATGACACGGTGGTGATGATCTCGGACGGGGGAGGGCCGTATCCCGCCTTCCCCGTCTGGCTCCACGTCTACGTGCCGGACGTGGACGCCACCTACCAGCGGGCCCTGGCCGCGGGCGGAGTCTCCGTCCAGGAGCCGGTCCAGAAGGGCGATCCGGACCGGCGCGGAGGCGTGAAGGATCCCGCCGGCAATACGTGGTGGATCTCCACCCAGGTCGGCTGAGCCAGGGCGAGGGCATGCCCGTCAGTCGGCGGGCGCGGCGCCTGGGCCGGACGCTCAGTAGACGCGGACGTTGTCGATGCCCGCGCCGAAGAAGGTCCCGTCGTTGGCGTCCAGCGAGGCGAAGCCCACCGCGGTGAGCGGGCTGTTGGCGACGAACGAGAAGGTGTGGGTCTGCCAGGGCGTCATGAAGTAGGCCGGCGTGCCCTGCGTGCTGACGGAGTGGCTGGACACGGCCACGCCGTTGACCCCCACCCAGAAGCTGGAGACAGCCCCGGTGCCCGCCGACAGCGCCGCGTAGTTGAACGTCACCGTGTAGGTCCGGCCCACCACGGTCGGGAACGTCTGCGTCGCGGCGCCGTTGCCGTAGTTGTAGTAGCCGTTCTTGAGCGACAGCCACTGGCTGCCCTCGCTGGCCAGCGCGGTGTTGGTCCCGAAGGCGTGCGAGCGCACCAGCGTCACGCCGTAGCCCACGTCCGTCCACCCCTTCAGCGCGCCGGTGACGGTGCCGCCGCCGTTGCGCACGGCCGGGATGCCGACGGAGGTGCTGATGCGCTGGGCCTCGAAGCCCGAGTTCACCAGCAGGCCCACGCCCGTGGAGCCGGTGGCGAACTGCTTGTAGGCGTGGGCGAAGCGACTGCCGAGCTCCACGGTGCCGGCGGTGTCGTAGTGCAGGTCATCCGCGTTGCGCGACAGATCATCGGTGAGCACCAGCGCCGCGCGTGGATCCGCCTTGGCCACGGCGACCTGGGCGGCCTGGACGTTGCTCCAGTACGCGGCATACCCCGAGGGGTTCACCTGGCCCATGATGAAGGGCAGGCTCGGCTGGCCGTAGCCGGTGCGCGCCAGGGAGATGAACTCCTGGAGCCGCGTCTGGTAGGCCGCCGAGCTCTCCTGGGTGGTGCCGTCCGTCTCTCCCTGCATCCAGAAGAAGGCGGAGAGGCGCCCCGTGTCCCCCAGCGCCGAGGGCATCCAGTAGGCCGCGGTGTGGTACCGGGTGAAGAGCTGATGGGCGAGCTCGTTGCTTGCCGGGGCCCAGTCCTGGCCGGGGGAGGGGGCGAGGCTGGTGGCGCCCACCGCGTGCTTGACGACGGCAACGCGCGGGTAGCCCAGGGTGTCGGCGATGTCCTTGCCGGCGCTCAGCTCCGGCCCGAAGGCGCTGCCCGTGTAGAGCACGTTCACCAGCTCCGTGGGCGCCTGCATGTCGTTCCAGCTGGGGTAGAGGACGGAGGAGTTCGGTCCCCAGAACTTCACCTTCGTCTGCGCGCCAGCGTACGCCGCCAGGGGCCCCGTCAGCTGGGAAGAGGTGGCCGCGTAGCCGACCATGTTCGACTGGCCAGCGAAGATGAACACCGGGATCTCCGCCCCCGCGTCGGTGGGAACGGCGGCTCCCAGCAGGGTGGACAGGAAGGCGACGGCAGCACGCATCGGAGTGGCTGGCTTCATGGTCGGACGTCCTCGTTGGAGCAAGGCTGGACACCGGAGGGCTCATCCCTCCGCGTCAGCATGCGGGCGTCCGTGTAGCTGGACCGGCCGGGTGAGGCTGTGAGCGGCTTCTCTCGGAAGCAGTGAGCGCGTTCACAGACAGGGGCCGAGCGGGCGCTGGCCCCTCGAGTCGCCTGGGCGGTACCTCATGTTACCGCGCTTCATTCCCCTTCCAGGTCTCGTTTCAGCTTCGAGAGCAGGTCCACCGCCGCGGTGGCGTACGAGGAGATCCACCGGTCGTGGATCTCCTTGAAGGGGGCCGCGTTCAGGTAGTTCCACCGCTTGCGCCCCTCGCGCACGGGGATGATCAGCTCCGCCTTCTCGAGCACCCCCAGGTGCTGCATCACCGTGCAGCGGTCCAGGGCCGCCTCGAAGTGCTCGCACAATTCCCCGGTGGTGCGCGGCCCTTCCTTCAGGAGATCCAGGATCTCCCGCCGCCGCGAGTCCGCCAGTGCCTTGAACAGGAGATCGTCCCGGGCCGCCCTTGACATGTTATAAATCTATAACATATCCATGGGTAGAACCCAAACGGAAGGCGAGCCCCATGGAGCCCAAGTTCCAGGTACAGCTGAAGATCCAGAAGCCGGTCGCGGAGGTCTTCGAAGCCGTCGTCAATCCCAAGAAGCTCAGCGGCTACTTCGTCCAGCAGGCGAGCGCGCCGCTGGTCGAGGGCACCACCGTCAAGTGGAGCTTCATGGAAGTGCCGGGCGAGTTCGATGTCATCGTCCGCCAGGTCATCAAGGACGAGCGCATCGTCTTCGAGTGGCCGGCCGACGACAGCTACAACACCCGGGTGGTGATGGTCTTCAAGCCGATCGATCCCAGGAACACGATGGTGCAGATCAGCGAGTCCGGCTGGAAGGCTGACGACAAGGGGATCGAGGCCTCATACGGCAACGCCGGCGGGTGGATGCACATGATGATGTGCCTCAAGGCCTACCTCGAGCACGGCATCA
The sequence above is drawn from the Hyalangium gracile genome and encodes:
- a CDS encoding VOC family protein; its protein translation is MTPPAPAVEGFAHITLPVHDLELAERFYVELLGAKRVRKFDRETFLRSRPDRAREADADNSPLHLAVQFGEAVELHLFLQKGRSRPVPAPHPHLAMQVRPGDLDTCIARLRAANVKLDGPRRLGPPGHASVYFADPFGNLLEFVTLGYVGQVSEGPPDVSVL
- a CDS encoding two-component system sensor histidine kinase NtrB, translating into MATLSSASAAPPPPSRNWLLERLDSLLSEPLRKGVPTDLVRYRLLVGAACFLVLFNAIYTAGAMWSGLSPYPSAAAALLYVGVLIVARRSATPQPPAAMLLTSMMFAILGACAEGRVPLISTHTICALLPVFAVYLAGARVGLFITLFMVVALALVFPLYFTLAELTLPPISPSLFWLMHLFSGISMLGTWGVGALHNAATDAAQSSREQTLRALRQSENKLSSLLESTDDLVLAIDREGRLIAANAAALQFHLLRFGRAPQVGEQLPEESPERTRRWAPHVARVFEGMRVRFEDEFDLQGTRLSMDIRLSPLLDANGQTVGMTLFSRDITARREAEARLGEMHRALLDVSRQAGMAEVATGVLHNVGNTLNSVNVSAGLVMDRLRLSRVSNLARAVQLLREHTGDFPSFLTHDPRGQQLPDYLMALSEQLQYERDALLQEMHSLSEGVDHIKSIVSMQQRHASSAGVQEEVELPLLIDEALRLHAGAYEARGIRIERDYAPVPSLSVDRHKLLQILVNLLSNARDALMESPRQDKRLLIGIRPAPEGKRVLIQVTDNGVGIAPESLPRLFTQGFTTKKTGHGFGLHISALAAMELRGRLTCDSPGLGQGATFTLDLPVNEEAGDR
- a CDS encoding LysR family transcriptional regulator; this encodes MSGMNLAAIDLNLLNVVATVLEERSATKAAARLHVTQSAVSNAMRRARDLFGDPLVTREAYGLAPTPRGAELLPALRAWLEEARRLVAKAPVFDPGTSTRTFTVACTDAVAIALLQPMLRLLTKRAPSARLRLVTLDRMIAHDGLARGEVDLLIGIPPVMPPGHEAERIYQDPLACIVRRDHPRVRSKLTLPLFASLPHVDLALFGAVDDTIDRALARHGKARTVTVALPHFSSVPLAVLETDGIATLSSRLARAFAARLPLKVLEPPLALEPVEVRQVWHRRSETDAAVGFLRALVREAAR